A part of Perca fluviatilis chromosome 15, GENO_Pfluv_1.0, whole genome shotgun sequence genomic DNA contains:
- the dnaja3a gene encoding dnaJ heat shock protein family (Hsp40) member A3a isoform X1 yields the protein MRSLSGAGAGIGMMASSAARCSSRWITVIVSSGHRRAAGAVVCTGNGGVRSISTVGAERLWRGGNLMCGGAGKALTLRGLSGVKSPHAASTLSFHTSAPASSKQDFYQILGVPRTATQKEIKKAYYQMAKKYHPDTNKDDPQAKEKFAQLAEAYEILSDEGKRKQYDTYGSTGFEAGQAGGGGQRYWSGQASSVDPEELFRKIFGEFSGGRGFGDFNAIFEQPQEYIMELTFTQAAKGVNKEFSVNIEAACERCDGKGHEPGTKVQHCNFCNGSGMETVNTGPFVMRSTCRRCGGKGTVISTPCHSCNGVGQTKQRKTVMVPVPAGVEDGQTVRMPVGKKEIFITFRVQKSPVFRRDGADVHSDLFVSVAQAILGGTARTQGLYETLNLSIPAGIQIDQRIRLSGKGIARLSGHGFGDHYVHVKIKVPRTLTDRQRALLMSYAEEETDVEGTVNGVTNTTTGGGSSGKQSEAGQSEHDKKEGELKQEGSFFSKLKKLFSSF from the exons ATGCGCAGTTTGTCGGGAGCAGGGGCCGGTATTGGAATGATGGCGTCCTCGGCTGCCCGTTGCTCATCACGCTGGATTACTGTCATCGTGTCCTCTGGACATCGCAGGGCCGCCGGTGCTGTTGTCTGCACTGGCAATGGAGGGGTCCGCAGTATCTCTACCGTGGGAGCGGAACGACTGTGGCGGGGAGGGAACCTGATGTGTGGCGGAGCAGGGAAAGCGTTGACATTGAGAGGGCTGTCAG GTGTCAAATCGCCCCATGCTGCCTCCACACTTTCCTTTCACACTAGTGCCCCTGCTAGCAGCAAGCAGGACTTCTACCAGATCCTCGGCGTACCTCGCACAGCAACCCAGAAAGAGATCAAGAAAGCTTACTACCAG ATGGCCAAAAAGTATCACCCTGACACCAACAAAGATGACCCACAAGCCAAGGAAAAATTTGCTCAGCTGGCCGAAGCTTATGAG ATCCTGAGTGATgaaggaaagaggaagcagTACGATACGTATGGCTCAACGGGCTTTGAAGCTGGTCAGGCCGGTGGTGGAGGGCAGCGCTACTGGTCTGGACAGGCCAGCAGCGTGGACCCAGAGGAGCTCTTCCGCAAGATCTTTGGGGAATTCTCTGGAGGCCGGGGGTTTGGAGACTTCAATGCCATATTTGAACAGCCACAGGAG TACATCATGGAGCTGACCTTCACTCAGGCAGCAAAGGGAGTCAACAAAGAGTTTTCCGTTAACATAGAAGCAGCCTGCGAGCGCTGTGATGGTAAGGGGCACGAGCCAGGCACCAAAGTCCAGCACTGCAACTTCTGCAACGGCTCCGGCATG GAGACTGTGAACACGGGCCCGTTTGTGATGCGCTCCACATGTCGTCGTTGTGGTGGCAAAGGCACAGTCATTTCCACCCCCTGTCACTCCTGTAATGGGGTGGGACAGACCAAGCAGAGGAAGACTGTGATGGTCCCTGTGCCTGCAG GAGTGGAGGATGGTCAGACTGTCAGAATGCCAGTTGGTAAGAAGGAGATCTTCATCACATTTCGG GTCCAAAAAAGTCCTGTGTTCAGGAGGGACGGCGCAGACGTCCACTCTGACCTTTTTGTCTCTGTGGCGCAAGCTATCCTGGGCGGCACGGCCAGGACACAAGGCCTTTATGAAACCCTAAACTTATCA ATCCCTGCAGGCATCCAGATAGACCAGAGGATTCGTCTGTCAGGGAAGGGGATCGCTCGCCTCAGTGGCCATGGCTTCGGAGACCATTATGtccatgtcaaaataaaagttccCAG GACACTGACCGACAGACAAAGAGCTCTGCTAATGAGCTACGCTGAGGAGGAGACGGATGTGGAGGGGACAGTAAACGGTGTCACTAACACCACCACAG GTGGGGGAAGCAGTGGTAAGCAGTCTGAGGCAGGGCAAAGCGAGCATGACAAGAAGGAAGGAGAGTTGAAACAAGAGGGGAGCTTCTTCTCCAAATTAAAGAAATTGTTTAGTTCTTTCTGA
- the dnaja3a gene encoding dnaJ heat shock protein family (Hsp40) member A3a isoform X2, translating to MRSLSGAGAGIGMMASSAARCSSRWITVIVSSGHRRAAGAVVCTGNGGVRSISTVGAERLWRGGNLMCGGAGKALTLRGLSGVKSPHAASTLSFHTSAPASSKQDFYQILGVPRTATQKEIKKAYYQMAKKYHPDTNKDDPQAKEKFAQLAEAYEILSDEGKRKQYDTYGSTGFEAGQAGGGGQRYWSGQASSVDPEELFRKIFGEFSGGRGFGDFNAIFEQPQEYIMELTFTQAAKGVNKEFSVNIEAACERCDGKGHEPGTKVQHCNFCNGSGMETVNTGPFVMRSTCRRCGGKGTVISTPCHSCNGVGQTKQRKTVMVPVPAGVEDGQTVRMPVGKKEIFITFRVQKSPVFRRDGADVHSDLFVSVAQAILGGTARTQGLYETLNLSIPAGIQIDQRIRLSGKGIARLSGHGFGDHYVHVKIKVPRTLTDRQRALLMSYAEEETDVEGTVNGVTNTTTGKRSSWN from the exons ATGCGCAGTTTGTCGGGAGCAGGGGCCGGTATTGGAATGATGGCGTCCTCGGCTGCCCGTTGCTCATCACGCTGGATTACTGTCATCGTGTCCTCTGGACATCGCAGGGCCGCCGGTGCTGTTGTCTGCACTGGCAATGGAGGGGTCCGCAGTATCTCTACCGTGGGAGCGGAACGACTGTGGCGGGGAGGGAACCTGATGTGTGGCGGAGCAGGGAAAGCGTTGACATTGAGAGGGCTGTCAG GTGTCAAATCGCCCCATGCTGCCTCCACACTTTCCTTTCACACTAGTGCCCCTGCTAGCAGCAAGCAGGACTTCTACCAGATCCTCGGCGTACCTCGCACAGCAACCCAGAAAGAGATCAAGAAAGCTTACTACCAG ATGGCCAAAAAGTATCACCCTGACACCAACAAAGATGACCCACAAGCCAAGGAAAAATTTGCTCAGCTGGCCGAAGCTTATGAG ATCCTGAGTGATgaaggaaagaggaagcagTACGATACGTATGGCTCAACGGGCTTTGAAGCTGGTCAGGCCGGTGGTGGAGGGCAGCGCTACTGGTCTGGACAGGCCAGCAGCGTGGACCCAGAGGAGCTCTTCCGCAAGATCTTTGGGGAATTCTCTGGAGGCCGGGGGTTTGGAGACTTCAATGCCATATTTGAACAGCCACAGGAG TACATCATGGAGCTGACCTTCACTCAGGCAGCAAAGGGAGTCAACAAAGAGTTTTCCGTTAACATAGAAGCAGCCTGCGAGCGCTGTGATGGTAAGGGGCACGAGCCAGGCACCAAAGTCCAGCACTGCAACTTCTGCAACGGCTCCGGCATG GAGACTGTGAACACGGGCCCGTTTGTGATGCGCTCCACATGTCGTCGTTGTGGTGGCAAAGGCACAGTCATTTCCACCCCCTGTCACTCCTGTAATGGGGTGGGACAGACCAAGCAGAGGAAGACTGTGATGGTCCCTGTGCCTGCAG GAGTGGAGGATGGTCAGACTGTCAGAATGCCAGTTGGTAAGAAGGAGATCTTCATCACATTTCGG GTCCAAAAAAGTCCTGTGTTCAGGAGGGACGGCGCAGACGTCCACTCTGACCTTTTTGTCTCTGTGGCGCAAGCTATCCTGGGCGGCACGGCCAGGACACAAGGCCTTTATGAAACCCTAAACTTATCA ATCCCTGCAGGCATCCAGATAGACCAGAGGATTCGTCTGTCAGGGAAGGGGATCGCTCGCCTCAGTGGCCATGGCTTCGGAGACCATTATGtccatgtcaaaataaaagttccCAG GACACTGACCGACAGACAAAGAGCTCTGCTAATGAGCTACGCTGAGGAGGAGACGGATGTGGAGGGGACAGTAAACGGTGTCACTAACACCACCACAG GTAAAAGGTCCTCCTGGAACTGA